CATGGACATGGCGGTGAGTGGCGTGTCGAAAAGCAGCGCCTGCGCTGGGATGTGCTCGACAGTTTTGCCGATGCGGCAGAGCAGACGGGCGTGCCGAAAACCGACGATTTCAACAGTGGCGACAATTCCGGCGTCGGCTATTTCGACGTCAACCAGCGGTCGGGCTGGCGGTGGAACACATCCAAGGCCTTCCTGCGGCCCGCCAAGCAGCGACGCAACCTGACGGTCTGGACCGAGGCGCAGGTCGAGAAGCTGACGTTCGAGACAGGGGCGGACGGTGCGGCGCGCTGCACGGGCGCGCGGGTCAATCACAAGGGCCGCACGGCCACCGTGACCGCGCGGCGAGAGACGGTCCTGTCCGCCGGTGCGATCAACTCGCCGCAGATCCTGCAGTTGTCCGGGATCGGACCGGCAGAAGTGCTACGCTCGCATGGTATCGAGATCCTGCGCGACGCACCGGTCGGAGAGAACCTGCAGGACCACCTGCAAATCCGCGCGGTCTACAAGGTCGCCGGTACACGGACGTTGAACGCGCTGGCCAGCACGCTGTTTGGCAAGGCGACCATCGGCATGGAATATGTCTTCCGGCGGTCCGGCCCGATGAGCATGGCGCCCAGCCAGCTTGGCGCCTTCACCCGCTCCGACGAGACGCGGGCGCACGCCAACCTTGAGTATCACGTTCAGCCGCTCAGCCTCGACGCGTTCGGCGAACCTCTGCACGCCTTCCCCGCGATGACGGTGAGCGTCTGCAACCTGAACCCCAGCAGCCGGGGCACCGTGCGCCTGCGCTCGGCCAATTTCCGCGACGCGCCGATGATCTCGCCGAACTACCTGGACACCGAGGACGACCGCAAGGTCGCGGCCGACAGCCTGCGCCAGGTGCGGCGGATCATGGCGCAGCCGGCGATGGCCAGCTACCGGCCCGAGGAATTCAAACCTGGCATCCAGTACCAGACCGACGACGAGCTCGCGAAGCTGGCCGGGGACATCGCCAACACGATCTTCCACCCGGTCGGCACCGTAAAGATGGGACGTGCCGATGATGACACCGCCGTGCTCGATCCGCATCTGAGGGTGAAGGGCGTCAAGGGGCTGCGGGTGGTCGATGCCAGCATCATGCCGGAAATCACCAGCGGCAACACCAATTCGCCGACCCTGATGATCGCCGAAAAAGCGGCCCGCTGGATTTTGGCCGGCCAATGACACGTGCGTCCAACCGCGGAGGAACCATGCGCACTTCTTTTTCGAACCTGCCGCTCACC
This region of Ponticoccus alexandrii genomic DNA includes:
- a CDS encoding GMC family oxidoreductase, which produces MATTTSDFDFIVIGGGSAGCLLANRLSADPQNRVLLLEAGKPDNYPWIHVPVGYLYCIGNPRTDWMYNTEADKGLNGRTLRYPRGKTLGGCSSINGMIYMRGQARDYDNWAALTGEEGWSWDSSLPDFKAHEDHYKLDGGADPKASDNQRFSDMHGHGGEWRVEKQRLRWDVLDSFADAAEQTGVPKTDDFNSGDNSGVGYFDVNQRSGWRWNTSKAFLRPAKQRRNLTVWTEAQVEKLTFETGADGAARCTGARVNHKGRTATVTARRETVLSAGAINSPQILQLSGIGPAEVLRSHGIEILRDAPVGENLQDHLQIRAVYKVAGTRTLNALASTLFGKATIGMEYVFRRSGPMSMAPSQLGAFTRSDETRAHANLEYHVQPLSLDAFGEPLHAFPAMTVSVCNLNPSSRGTVRLRSANFRDAPMISPNYLDTEDDRKVAADSLRQVRRIMAQPAMASYRPEEFKPGIQYQTDDELAKLAGDIANTIFHPVGTVKMGRADDDTAVLDPHLRVKGVKGLRVVDASIMPEITSGNTNSPTLMIAEKAARWILAGQ